One region of Ignavibacteriota bacterium genomic DNA includes:
- a CDS encoding Omp28-related outer membrane protein, with the protein MKNVLFLVLVALLCVWKMNAQGPVKRILLEEFSTAPCGFCPDGDVIAEKLVADHPQVIWVTHHAGFGTDSMTVAESKAIASAFTDFAPGACIDRGDHPIPVYTRPPFIAVSRQKWDSVCTAHLGDAPVTAITLQNTLNRSARSISCTVVIQFVSAPAPGDLRLNLYIVEDSVSGVGKGYDQTNYFNGTPGHPYYKKGDPIVGYSHKRVLRAVPSGAWGLTGVFPSAPGTGTYTYTFQNIPLAAAWNIEALDVVAFVSYYDADAKKRAVINSASRRATDGPSAISEAGITEHQTRLDVYPTPVRVGSIATIALDGSGQGELLLSDLYGREVGRWQVAAGMTSMPLPPLPSGAYMCRFVSGNLVHAESRLLVVR; encoded by the coding sequence ATGAAAAACGTCCTATTCCTCGTCCTGGTCGCGCTTCTTTGTGTGTGGAAGATGAACGCGCAGGGCCCTGTGAAGCGTATCCTGCTCGAGGAGTTCTCGACAGCGCCCTGCGGTTTTTGTCCCGACGGCGATGTGATTGCGGAGAAGCTGGTGGCTGATCATCCGCAGGTCATCTGGGTCACCCATCATGCGGGTTTCGGAACCGATTCGATGACCGTGGCGGAGAGCAAGGCCATCGCATCGGCGTTTACAGATTTTGCGCCAGGCGCCTGCATCGACCGCGGCGACCATCCCATCCCCGTGTACACACGGCCGCCCTTCATCGCGGTGTCGCGCCAGAAGTGGGATTCGGTCTGCACCGCGCATCTCGGTGACGCTCCGGTAACCGCCATCACGCTGCAGAACACGTTGAACCGCTCCGCGCGCAGCATCTCGTGCACCGTCGTGATACAGTTTGTGAGCGCTCCTGCGCCGGGCGATCTGCGCCTGAATCTGTACATCGTGGAAGACAGCGTGAGCGGCGTCGGGAAGGGGTACGATCAGACGAATTATTTCAACGGGACGCCGGGTCATCCTTATTACAAGAAAGGCGATCCGATTGTCGGATATTCACACAAACGCGTGCTTCGGGCGGTTCCTTCGGGCGCGTGGGGGCTGACGGGTGTGTTTCCCTCCGCACCCGGCACAGGGACGTACACGTACACATTCCAGAACATTCCGCTCGCAGCCGCATGGAACATCGAGGCGCTTGACGTCGTTGCCTTCGTGTCGTATTACGACGCCGATGCAAAGAAGCGTGCCGTGATCAATTCCGCAAGCCGCAGAGCGACGGATGGTCCGTCCGCGATCAGCGAAGCCGGGATCACCGAACATCAGACACGGCTCGACGTGTATCCCACGCCCGTGCGGGTCGGTTCGATCGCGACCATCGCCCTCGATGGAAGCGGGCAGGGCGAGCTGCTGCTTTCGGATCTGTATGGTCGCGAGGTCGGACGGTGGCAGGTCGCCGCCGGGATGACGTCCATGCCGCTGCCGCCGCTTCCTTCGGGCGCATACATGTGCCGTTTCGTGTCCGGCAACCTCGTGCACGCGGAAAGCCGTCTGCTCGTCGTGCGTTGA
- the ccsA gene encoding cytochrome c biogenesis protein CcsA yields the protein MYEAVGMIGRVAVVGGFIATAVACFAYFASLRRESLIHLGRAGFHLTTTSVFLASAALLVLIVKHQFQYHYVWAYSSRELPLGLLMSTFYAGQEGSFLLWTLMVSIIGIVLLAYTQKHNNEREVMGTYTAVLAFLMLLIVVKNPFALVEGSQIPADGKGLNPLLQNFWMQIHPPILFLGFASMAPPFALAMGALMQKKYQDWITSSLPWVVGGAMVLGLGIALGGFWAYETLGWGGWWGWDPVENSSLIPWLVSVALVHTMLTQKRTKGLIMTNFLLAILSFVTVLYSTFLTRSGVLGDASVHSFVDPGRFAFTLLVLFMFAFTDTGVAFIFLRFTKLGQALATRFSGWKRLGIVYLVAIGPSIPIFAIVGGDIVPVFEDVIANVPAVVDIFVFPLLWTAHLLNAVAPLWPVALVLKLAFIIYTMTGRMHSEKEYTSFRLMSRETFLGLGSAVLGIFTLIVLLGTSLPIIPQSIIASINDMLAGIGSDATLGNTVDPSFYNAMGVPLGILIVGMAASALLLKWIQNNKGEVLRKAILPGALALAFAAVIWLAGGVNDVWMLALGCSAFFSVVVNAQVGYTIVRGNPKFTGAYVAHLGVAFTLLGVIGSGFMSRTQSIELPQGVSKSAFGYNLTYTGYEPFWNGERFYFKVAMTNADGDVIDTVKTVMFNSMYGGQKQLMRNPGIAKFWFKDVYLEPQALFAPDPDGWQAAQFTKGMSIEYGGYTIHFVDFDMNNSAASQAFTIGGVFRVEKYGQPPQEFTVTHTTGPDGVQDTPARVSAGDLEIVIDALTPNREDLALSTVDARMRNPKVTPNPNDLRETLVVEASLKPFISLVWLGIVVMIVGFGIARARRAKDAKRLEAPSRPGLPLGSARTVAPAQEDVVPEEQQQT from the coding sequence ATGTACGAAGCAGTCGGCATGATCGGGCGCGTTGCCGTCGTGGGCGGATTCATCGCCACGGCGGTTGCATGCTTCGCTTATTTTGCCTCGCTCCGCCGTGAATCCCTGATTCATCTGGGACGCGCCGGTTTTCATCTCACGACGACATCGGTGTTTCTGGCATCGGCGGCACTGCTCGTGCTCATCGTCAAACACCAGTTCCAGTACCACTACGTCTGGGCATACAGCTCCCGCGAACTGCCGCTCGGCCTGTTGATGTCCACATTCTACGCGGGCCAGGAAGGAAGCTTTCTGCTGTGGACGCTGATGGTTTCGATCATCGGTATCGTGCTGCTGGCCTACACGCAGAAACACAACAACGAGCGGGAGGTTATGGGGACCTACACCGCGGTGCTCGCATTTCTGATGCTGCTTATCGTGGTGAAGAATCCTTTCGCGCTTGTGGAAGGATCGCAGATTCCCGCCGACGGAAAGGGCCTCAATCCGCTCCTGCAGAATTTTTGGATGCAGATACATCCGCCGATACTTTTCCTCGGTTTTGCCTCGATGGCTCCGCCCTTTGCACTGGCGATGGGTGCGCTGATGCAGAAGAAGTATCAGGACTGGATTACGAGTTCGCTGCCCTGGGTGGTCGGCGGCGCCATGGTGCTGGGTCTCGGCATTGCACTAGGCGGATTCTGGGCGTATGAGACGCTCGGCTGGGGCGGCTGGTGGGGTTGGGATCCCGTCGAAAATTCTTCGTTGATCCCGTGGCTTGTTTCCGTTGCGCTCGTCCACACGATGCTGACGCAGAAACGGACGAAGGGACTCATCATGACGAACTTCCTCCTCGCCATACTCAGTTTCGTCACTGTGCTGTACTCCACCTTCCTGACACGCAGCGGCGTTCTGGGCGACGCATCCGTGCACTCTTTCGTGGATCCGGGGCGCTTCGCGTTTACACTGCTCGTGCTTTTTATGTTCGCGTTCACCGACACGGGCGTGGCGTTCATCTTCCTGCGTTTCACCAAACTCGGGCAGGCATTGGCCACGCGTTTCAGCGGCTGGAAACGGCTCGGGATCGTGTATCTCGTCGCGATCGGCCCCAGCATTCCCATCTTTGCCATCGTCGGCGGCGACATTGTGCCCGTCTTCGAGGACGTGATCGCGAACGTGCCCGCGGTGGTGGACATTTTTGTGTTTCCCCTGCTGTGGACGGCGCATCTCCTGAATGCCGTCGCGCCGCTCTGGCCCGTCGCACTGGTCCTGAAGCTGGCATTCATCATTTACACGATGACCGGCCGCATGCACAGCGAGAAGGAGTACACGAGTTTCCGTTTGATGTCACGCGAAACATTCCTCGGGCTCGGTTCCGCAGTACTCGGTATCTTCACCCTCATCGTGCTGCTCGGCACCTCGCTGCCCATCATTCCCCAGTCGATCATCGCTTCCATCAACGATATGCTTGCGGGCATAGGATCGGACGCGACGCTGGGCAACACGGTTGATCCGTCGTTTTACAACGCGATGGGCGTGCCGCTCGGAATTCTCATCGTGGGCATGGCCGCGTCGGCACTGCTGCTGAAGTGGATACAGAACAACAAGGGCGAAGTGCTGCGCAAGGCCATACTGCCCGGTGCCCTGGCTTTGGCGTTCGCCGCGGTGATCTGGCTGGCCGGCGGAGTGAACGACGTATGGATGCTGGCGCTCGGTTGCTCGGCGTTCTTCAGTGTCGTTGTCAATGCGCAGGTGGGCTACACCATCGTGCGCGGCAATCCGAAATTTACGGGCGCCTATGTTGCACATCTTGGCGTGGCCTTCACGCTGCTCGGTGTCATTGGATCCGGATTTATGAGCCGCACGCAGTCCATCGAATTGCCGCAGGGTGTGTCGAAGTCCGCCTTCGGATACAACCTCACCTACACCGGATACGAACCGTTCTGGAACGGCGAGCGGTTTTACTTCAAAGTGGCGATGACCAATGCCGACGGCGATGTGATCGACACGGTGAAGACAGTCATGTTCAACTCGATGTACGGCGGACAGAAGCAGCTCATGCGTAATCCCGGCATCGCCAAGTTCTGGTTCAAGGATGTTTACCTGGAACCGCAGGCGCTTTTTGCACCGGATCCCGACGGCTGGCAGGCGGCACAGTTTACGAAAGGCATGTCAATCGAGTACGGCGGGTACACGATTCACTTCGTAGACTTCGACATGAACAACAGCGCGGCGTCGCAGGCCTTTACCATCGGCGGCGTTTTCCGCGTGGAGAAGTACGGGCAGCCGCCGCAGGAGTTCACGGTGACACACACAACGGGACCAGACGGTGTGCAGGACACCCCCGCGCGCGTCAGCGCCGGAGATCTCGAGATCGTGATAGACGCGCTCACGCCCAATCGCGAGGATCTGGCTCTCTCGACCGTCGACGCGCGCATGCGCAATCCGAAGGTCACACCCAACCCGAACGACCTGCGTGAAACCCTCGTCGTCGAGGCATCGCTGAAGCCCTTTATCTCCCTTGTCTGGCTCGGCATTGTGGTCATGATTGTCGGCTTCGGAATCGCGCGCGCGCGACGTGCAAAGGATGCCAAACGTCTCGAGGCTCCGTCCCGCCCCGGGCTGCCACTTGGCAGCGCCCGGACTGTAGCACCCGCACAGGAAGACGTCGTGCCCGAGGAACAACAGCAGACCTGA
- a CDS encoding T9SS type A sorting domain-containing protein encodes MLSKSFVTFIFIGVIVGSAFSQRTFTKRVGFNVKGKIVMIGNVNVRGYTSSSGSTTGGNSSGSANNDSYYMRHVDVDSDGSTFNSSSADLSLPVPSDSILWAGLYWHGYSASGYSQSGVSANAYGNRFKIKLRKDAGAYTTYTAVQQDDISNYNYRGWYAYQGYYDVTDIVRTGGSGTYYAANIVTPYNDYGVCAGWSLVVVYKDFSSEPLRNLVIWDGYRVLDPNSSETITLTGFKTPSTGTVTTNVGSIAFEGDAGLTDDRLRLGPTVYLSDAQNPSTNFFNSSISMFGTRFADKNPDFTNQLGYDIDIVSTSGVLGNDITSTTVRFRTDGDLYYPGVMSFETESKAPAVTVEKRFYESGSNTYSVSKMVGIPPNTVANRTVQYHFNIENIGDENALNVVLIDTIPPLQDYMAGTMQVSMDNINWSTLTDANDADAGYFDAVNDRVVVGVGNAATSANGGQLLKHSIRYVRFQTLIEDPATFTPPPPGLYEAPNFARVAYADTGAYLYDANSNGVVLTIDNALPVELVAFAARTIGHDARLTWRTVTESNNHGFEIQRQCADGEWEKVGFTDGGGTVNTPRDYTFVDKDADRVGTSLRYRLKQIDRTGGFEYSNPVVVSFTPPAGLTLSAPYPNPVAQGALVTLSYASTSGTGLHIFLHDVHGRELRHITEESTSRGVSSATLLTGDLPAGHYTVILTDGTDLVTRPLVIGR; translated from the coding sequence ATGCTTTCCAAGTCATTCGTCACCTTCATTTTTATTGGTGTGATCGTCGGCAGCGCCTTTTCGCAAAGGACGTTCACCAAACGCGTGGGTTTTAACGTCAAGGGCAAGATCGTGATGATCGGGAACGTGAATGTGCGAGGTTACACGTCGTCGTCGGGGAGTACGACCGGCGGCAACAGCAGCGGCAGTGCGAACAACGATTCGTATTACATGCGTCATGTGGACGTCGATTCCGACGGCAGCACCTTCAACTCGAGTTCCGCCGATCTGAGTCTGCCGGTGCCCTCCGACAGCATACTCTGGGCCGGACTGTACTGGCATGGATACTCCGCCTCTGGATACTCACAGAGCGGCGTGTCGGCGAATGCGTACGGCAACCGCTTCAAGATCAAATTGCGCAAGGACGCGGGAGCGTATACCACCTACACCGCGGTGCAGCAGGACGATATCAGCAACTACAATTACCGCGGCTGGTACGCATATCAGGGGTACTACGATGTCACGGATATTGTGCGTACGGGCGGCAGCGGCACCTATTACGCGGCAAACATTGTGACTCCGTACAACGACTACGGAGTTTGCGCCGGCTGGTCGCTCGTTGTTGTGTACAAGGATTTCAGCAGCGAGCCGTTGCGCAATCTTGTGATCTGGGACGGGTATCGCGTGCTCGATCCGAATTCCTCCGAGACCATCACCTTGACCGGATTCAAAACACCATCGACCGGCACAGTCACAACCAACGTCGGTTCGATCGCCTTCGAGGGTGATGCGGGGCTTACCGATGACCGGCTGCGGCTCGGACCGACAGTGTACCTCAGCGATGCGCAAAACCCGTCTACCAATTTCTTCAACAGCAGCATATCGATGTTCGGGACCCGTTTTGCAGACAAGAATCCCGATTTCACAAATCAACTGGGATACGACATCGACATCGTATCAACATCTGGTGTGCTCGGCAACGACATCACATCCACCACCGTACGATTCCGCACCGACGGCGACCTGTACTACCCGGGAGTCATGAGTTTCGAAACCGAGAGCAAGGCGCCCGCGGTCACCGTCGAGAAGCGGTTCTATGAGTCGGGAAGTAATACATATTCCGTTTCGAAAATGGTGGGCATACCACCCAACACCGTTGCAAACCGCACGGTGCAGTATCATTTCAACATCGAAAACATCGGTGATGAGAATGCGCTGAATGTCGTGCTCATCGACACGATACCACCACTGCAGGATTATATGGCCGGTACCATGCAAGTGTCGATGGACAATATCAATTGGAGCACACTGACCGATGCAAACGACGCAGATGCCGGGTACTTCGATGCCGTCAACGACCGCGTTGTTGTCGGCGTCGGGAATGCCGCGACATCCGCCAATGGCGGGCAGCTCCTGAAACACTCCATCCGTTACGTGCGTTTCCAGACGCTGATCGAAGATCCCGCCACATTTACTCCGCCGCCGCCCGGCCTGTATGAGGCGCCGAATTTTGCGAGAGTCGCCTATGCCGATACCGGCGCCTATCTCTACGATGCCAACAGCAACGGGGTCGTGCTGACCATCGACAACGCACTGCCTGTGGAACTCGTCGCCTTTGCCGCGCGCACGATCGGTCATGATGCGCGCCTGACATGGCGTACGGTCACCGAGTCGAACAATCACGGATTCGAGATTCAGCGGCAGTGTGCCGACGGAGAGTGGGAAAAAGTGGGGTTCACCGACGGAGGAGGCACGGTGAATACACCACGCGACTACACCTTTGTGGATAAAGACGCCGACCGCGTCGGAACCTCGTTGCGATATCGACTGAAACAGATAGACCGGACAGGCGGCTTCGAATACTCGAATCCGGTAGTTGTGAGCTTTACCCCACCGGCCGGCTTGACGCTCAGTGCACCGTATCCAAATCCTGTTGCGCAGGGTGCGTTGGTAACACTGTCGTATGCATCAACGTCCGGAACAGGGCTCCACATTTTCCTCCACGACGTCCACGGGCGTGAGCTGCGCCATATCACGGAAGAGTCAACGTCCAGGGGCGTTTCCTCGGCAACCCTCCTCACGGGGGATCTCCCCGCCGGTCACTATACAGTGATTCTCACAGACGGAACCGACCTGGTTACCCGGCCGCTTGTGATTGGACGCTGA